TGTCATTagattagggcttattttacattgagaccataggtatccttaactttttgcggtaagtttaaaactttttgtgagttaataagaaagcagaacagctgtatcaccttcgcgtgttatcgccgatacccgatgtatctttctaaaatccgaaggtcattctgagagttaaacGGACTCGGACTGtactaaataaaaagtgactAAATCCTCCAGTggcgaaggccggattcgagGAGGCcgattcaaacttacattttgacatcaaaattatttgaaaatatgttattCGTTCATTCTCCTCGATCTTAAGATCATTcacccgtgcgtctcgctcaaTAACTGTAACTTCATACACAGcttgataaattataatatactacTTAAAACTATAGCAGAGATTTAGTAAAGTAGACTAAAATCAGgaagtaaaaacaataaaatactaaatatcaCAAACTACAAGTTATAATCAGATTTTTTCAGATCTTTTACATAGGTATGTAAATGTCATGTACAGTTATTGTCAGATGTACGAATACattcttattttaaatactgataaaaaACAAATTGAGGTAATCTTGCAAATACTTTAGGTAACCACATTTACCATTATATAATGACTAGATCTGACATATGTTAACAAGATTGTGAGTTGTAGGATCATTTCCAACAGTTACCAAGTTACACCAATATGTAGTACCTTCAGAACGCTGGCCGGGTTAATTTTGTTTTGGAATTGGGAAACTTGGcgctaaaatatttaattatcgtGTTGTATTGCCGGCTCAGGGTAACCATTAGAAATAACCTAGtttctctaataaataaaaaatatatgtaatgtgCATTCTTATCTAGATTTTCTACTTAAGTATAATAAACATGAACTTGTTGCCTGACTTTTTTCCTACTTCTTTCCAAGCTCCTTATTTCTCAGCGTAGATGCCTGTACAGCATTGATCAAAGTGgccctgaaaatatattaacatgtTTTGAACAATTGTTAATGGAATAGATAAACAGAGTATGAATGATATGCCTATACTCTAAATACGAAAATGAACTTTATTGTGTATACACAAATTCGCAATATTCTGCAACCAGAGATACAAAAACAGGCAGATATGAGTACAGTAGGTAAGCATCTAAGCATACAGATCGAATCTCACGTATAAAAGTAAATTCATACTTTACAGTAAGTTTTTAAGAAGTTTTAATACTTATGTGTTTTAATTTGAAACTACATTGGTTCAGGATTCATCATAAGAGACTAATCATCTCGTATAAAAGttattgtataattatagaGAGAGAATATtagttacataaaataaaaagtgagcTTGGTCGTGTTCTGTTTCTTTATAAAGCGAGGCGTAGACTAACAAGAACTTGCaggcaatttacgttacattgccgactactaaggtaaactgcatttaaaaaCTTGATCAGATACCGGAATgtataatgaaaattgcatgcaagttcttgctagtctaaacctcgcttaacgcattcactgccagcgggTTTTCtgaggacctaccgcgaaccacgttcgacgtgttgcctccctaaGTGTGatttacgtacgaatttacaagtgtgacagagaggcaacacgtcgaacgtggttcgcggtaggccctgtgttCGTCGTCGCTTTTCGTTACATACGGTTTTCcgttatatataagtatgtaattaCAATACCTTATTTTTCCTTCCTCAAGCGCAGTAACTCCACAGATAGTGGAGCCTCCGGGAGAGCAGACTTCATCCTTCAGCAGCCCCGGGTGTTTCCCAGACTGCAAGACCATTTTACCGCTGCCGGCCACCATTTGGGCGGCAAAACGCAATGCTAGCGCGCGAGGAACGCCCTGCTTCACTGCGCCGTCTGCTAGAGCTTCGATTATTATGTAtacctgaaaaaataaaataagacataTTAATTAATGAACCGATATAGCGGAAgacgctcgaccccaatttcaaaggaataccgaaaatcgatgtacaggttagccgtttggcacacacatactagaggccaaaacaaaatttttgacccgcagttcctaaaaaaatttgcgggggggagtggtaaaacattatttttttgtatggaaaaaaaaattttttttccaaaacttatcgagtgtggtatcatacgaaagggctttttgaggcgattctaaaaatatatcacatcattacatttcggccattttttttaaattaaaacaaaaagagttttcgaaacataccaagtttgggctcctccagacacgatatggctgatttttttttgtacaatataccacaaatgatacgtgatatcctcatgtctaaccctaagaaagcaattttgaaaataatatcattagcaattttttttaaatttttcaattttacaaagtgacacagttctacttcaatacctatttcactagacttatggaactgtactgcagatacggtacatattaatcataaaattatacgtaatatccatatatcgaacgggaaatacctctttaaccctttaactgcgccttttcatcggttggtatagtttgttttgtttttgacacaaaatatcaagattgtatccgtCAGATACCgcagcgaattttttttaggaactgcgtgtcaaaaattttgttttggcctctagtatgtgtgtgccaaacggctaacctgtacatcgatttgcggtatttttatacgaacgggttagactaataTTGCTGTCGTCCAGAGCAGAAAAAGCGTTATCGAGCATCGCGTAATTCGCGTAGCATTAAGCGATTTTCACAGCGGCTTGAGGATTTGAGCATTTGGTCAAACTGTGTAGGATTTAAACCAAATTTGTGGCaagtaaaaattttcaaaacagCATTTATACCTAAAAAGTCAAACTCCCATTCAGAGTTACAcatgattaataataattattatttatgtggCAACAACTTACAAAAGCAGGTCCACAGCCAATTAAGGAGCCTAAAGAATCCATCAAAGACTCTGGCACCCTCTCACACATGCCACAATTGCTGAGCAGCCTCTCCACCAGCCTACACTGGTCTTCCGTTACACTGTCGTCCGGTGTGTACAAGCAGGCACCTTCTCCTACAGTCATTGGGGTGTTGGGCATTATCCGTATTACACTCACATCTTTAGAGAGTTGCTTTAGGACCTGAAAGTAGTGaacaatgaaaataaaacaattttgtaaattattaagtaaattttagaccgcgggccagaaactgatttccatgaccaatcgcctcccgggcgaaaactcagtggttaacggctatgtatgatgaatcctcgtgaacgtcagctgccgctccgttggtgggttgaggaatgacagccaccgaaacgcgtaacacgtcTTTCTACCGCGATACaacaggctgacgatttgttttattaacaatagcatctaaactatcatctgacaaagtatcaaatgcCTCcagggcgaaaactcgtatagcggttaacgcgCTATACGAGTTTACGCCCGGagggcgatgactgacgaaatttgcgcctggctcgcggtctattttgATTATAACCGGTTTAAAAAAAGATTCTACAGTTTGATATAcattccatttttttaattatttaatataacttAATATTATCTACCCAAAACAAGTTGATGCAGAACACAACACAAATTAGAATTGCATTCTTGGTCAATTTGTCCAAAACTCCAAACTATCTTATTTTAACTGTCTGATTGAAAAGGTAGGGCAAtgcttatatgtatgtacagtcaaggtcataaataaatatgtatacactttttacCTTATTTGTGATATGAAGGTCGAGAATTGTGgacatagttattattattacctatttcTGGAGCATGCCAgtctattaaatttataattataattataaattataatctgaGCTATTGTTAGCTCTTAGTTTTGAGACTGGGAAAGattacaatttataagtatGTAGTTAGTCAGAATTTTTTAAATCCgtttaacaataataatgtaaacaacATATCTACACAAACCTTTTGCAAATCACCAATAGTTATCCCGGCCAACATTGAAACAAAAAGCACCTTTTTACAAGACAGAGTTGTTGTTAATGTTTGGAGACAGTCATTGACAGCGGCTTCAAGCATGCCTGGCTTAACACCCAAAAATATTACATCACAGTGACAGAATACTTCACCATTTTTGTTTGTAACATTGGCACCTAGGTCACTCCAGTGCTTCAGGTTATTCAAGCGAGGTCCTGATACCCATATCTTGGATGGTGAGTGTGtttctataaaattttattatattttgaatgaaatattacataattatctaGGGTACATCATTAATACTATActaatactattattatattattactatacatGCAACGGATAGTGGTTTGGCCGGATACCAGATGTTCTGCCTGaccatcggccgaatattcggtatccggccgcCGAATATTGCAGGTTTTGACCTGTTTCGTAGTGAACGTTCACACGGACTCATTTCTAGCTTCTGAATGCGTGCGAGtggaatgtttaaattgtttagaaataATAAACGAGTATGATTATGACCAtgactgtttcttaaatccaatttgtttactccGAGATCAAGCAGTTACTATCCAGTATCCGGCTGGATAGTAGGTAACTATCCagtatccggccggatattaaaataagggccggataccggatagtaaccgaatatccggtgcatctctaattattactgttatcattacttacacatttagatttaaattgTAAGCAAAACAACCTGTGGAAGACTGGTGTTCTCTTAACACATTATACAGCTATTGTTAAACAT
The sequence above is drawn from the Cydia strobilella chromosome 2, ilCydStro3.1, whole genome shotgun sequence genome and encodes:
- the LOC134751463 gene encoding pyrroline-5-carboxylate reductase 3; the protein is MSFNLGFIGGGNMSTAIVKGILKTETHSPSKIWVSGPRLNNLKHWSDLGANVTNKNGEVFCHCDVIFLGVKPGMLEAAVNDCLQTLTTTLSCKKVLFVSMLAGITIGDLQKVLKQLSKDVSVIRIMPNTPMTVGEGACLYTPDDSVTEDQCRLVERLLSNCGMCERVPESLMDSLGSLIGCGPAFVYIIIEALADGAVKQGVPRALALRFAAQMVAGSGKMVLQSGKHPGLLKDEVCSPGGSTICGVTALEEGKIRATLINAVQASTLRNKELGKK